One genomic region from Quercus robur chromosome 4, dhQueRobu3.1, whole genome shotgun sequence encodes:
- the LOC126722212 gene encoding uncharacterized protein LOC126722212: MAANSYAIGALIAQEDGGGVEQPVYYISCALKDVETRYPRAERACLAIVYASQRLHHYFLAYKYDLRMGTPRVVKSHTIADLLAQFPREEEFPLNDEVLGEVVMAKKVREQWLMKFDGSSTTQSGGVGVVLYYEEDKAVALSFKLEFPYSNNIAEYEAYLTRLATALEIGVKHLKVMGDSNLVVCQAKGIFSLKEPSLTLYRAMAQKMEEKFSTFKIEHAPRNKNQFADALAILGSQIMFEGDNTRVVVSKREESIIEVSKERFREERCEGDWRIPIRETLMKGEGAAKLKVLTDYALVRGELYRRMPGGSCPDAWGRRRPRES, from the exons ATGGCCGCCAACTCTTATGCCATTGGTGCATTAATCGCCCAAGAGGATGGAGGTGGTGTTGAGCAACCAGTGTACTACATCAGTTGTGCCTTAAAAGATGTAGAAACTCGTTACCCAAGGGCAGAAAGAGCGTGTCTGGCTATTGTGTATGCTTCGCAGAGGTTACACCATTATTTCTTAGCCTACAAA TATGACTTAAGAATGGGGACACCGAGGGTGGTGAAAAGCCATACTATAGCAGATCTATTGGCACAATTTCCTAGAGAAGAAGAATTCCCACTGAACGATGAAGTTCTAGGGGAAGTAGTCATGGCAAAAAAGGTCAGAGAACAATGGTTAATGAAATTTGATGGGTCTTCTACCACCCAATCAGGGGGAGTGGGAGTAGTTCTATACTATGAAGAAGATAAGGCAGTAGCGCTATCATTCAAACTGGAATTCCCCTATTCAAACAACATAGCAGAATATGAAGCCTATCTAACTAGGTTGGCCACGGCTCTTGAAATTGGAGTCAAGCACTTGAAGGTGATGGGTGATTCAAACTTGGTGGTCTGTCAGGCCAAAGGGATCTTCTCCCTAAAAGAACCCAGCCTAACCCTATACAGAGCAATGGcccagaagatggaggagaaatTTTCAACCTTCAAAATAGAACACGCTCCAAGGAACAAAAACCAGTTCGCAGATGCGTTGGCCATACTAGGCTCGCAAATAATGTTCGAAGGGGATAACACCAGGGTAGTGGTCAGCAAGAGGGAAGAATCCATTATTGAAGTGTCAAAGGAAAGATTTCGGGAGGAACGGTGCGAAGGGGATTGGCGGATCCCCATAAGGGAAACCTTAATGAAAGGAGAAGGTGCCGCAAAACTGAAGGTGTTGACAGACTACGCCCTGGTAAGAGGAGAACTGTACCGCAGGATGCCTGGTGGGTCTTGTCCAGATGCGTGGGGTAGGAGGAGGCCTAGAGAAAGTTGA